One genomic segment of Helianthus annuus cultivar XRQ/B chromosome 14, HanXRQr2.0-SUNRISE, whole genome shotgun sequence includes these proteins:
- the LOC110907605 gene encoding uncharacterized protein LOC110907605, translating into MPDGHCGFRSVAVGLGMDQSSWGLIRRDLVQEMDQNESIWFPIFEAWDEGYFYTHRQGLLWDSVAGCGEDHWMDFPLAGLLIAQTYGIGVHLLTTTMGASSTYFPILSPPANQQPLFITLTHVNENHFIHVKLEGDYPMPPAHGLWLTHRRPHTEQWEDMYLPRLEWYTSIMNPPPRSNPSLNYIDSYTEE; encoded by the coding sequence ATGCCGgacggtcattgtgggtttcgGTCTGTGGCTGTGGGCTTAGGTATGGATCAGAGTTCATGGGGGCTCATTCGAAGGGACCTTGTCCAAGAAATGGATCAGAACGAATCGATCTGGTTCCCAATATTTGAAGCATGGGATGAAGGTTATTTTTACACGCATCGTCAGGGCCTACTTTGGGATTCAGTGGCCGGTTGTGGGGAGGATCACTGGATGGACTTCCCCTTAGCAGGACTTCTTATTGCACAAACGTACGGTATCGGGGTGCACCTGTTAACGACAACCATGGGTGCGAGTTCCACTTACTTCCCGATACTAAGTCCTCCGGCTAATCAACAACCATTATTCATAACGCTTACACATGTTAACGAGAACCACTTCATACATGTTAAGCTGGAAGGGGATTATCCTATGCCACCAGCACACGGGCTATGGTTGACCCACCGAAGACCCCATACGGAACAATGGGAAGATATGTACTTGCCACGTCTAGAATGGTATACATCGATAATGAATCCTCCGCCAAGATCAAACCCCAGTCTTAATTACATAGATAGTTATACGgaagaatga